In Amia ocellicauda isolate fAmiCal2 chromosome 16, fAmiCal2.hap1, whole genome shotgun sequence, the following proteins share a genomic window:
- the nr4a2b gene encoding nuclear receptor subfamily 4 group A member 2b produces MPCVQAQYGSSPQGASPASQSYSYHTTGEYSSDFLTPEFVKFSMDLTNTEITATTSLPSFSTFMDNYNTSYDVKPPCLYQMPLSGQQSSIKVEDIQMHSYHQQSHLPSQSEDMMPHSGPMYYKPSSPPTPTTPNFQVQPNPMWDDPGSLHSFHQNYVATTHMIDQRKNPVSRLSLFSFKQSPPGTPVSSCQMRFDGPLHVPMNPDTPGAHHVVDSQSFAVPSAIRKQANIGFPHTLQLGHGPQLMDSQVPSPPSRGSPSNEGLCAVCGDNAACQHYGVRTCEGCKGFFKRTVQKNAKYVCLANKNCPVDKRRRNRCQYCRFQKCLVVGMVKEVVRTASLKGRRGRLPSKPKSPQEPSPPSPPVSLISALVRAHVDSNPSMSSLDYSRFQANPDYQMTGDDTQHIQQFYDLLTGSMEIIRGWAEKIPGFADLPKQDQDLLFESAFLELFVLRLAYRSNPVEGKLIFCNGVVLHRLQCVRGFGEWIDSIVDFSSNLQSMNIDISAFSCIAALAMVTERHGLKEPKRVEELQNKIVNCLKDHVTFNSGGLNRPNYLSKLLGKLPELRTLCTQGLQRIFYLKLEDLVPPPAIIDKLFLDTLPF; encoded by the exons ATGCCCTGTGTTCAGGCTCAGTATGGGTCATCACCTCAAGGAGCCAGTCCAGCTTCGCAGAGCTACAGCTACCACACCACTGGAGAATACAGCTCTGATTTCCTAACTCCAGAGTTTGTTAAGTTTAGTATGGACCTGACCAACACTGAGATCACAGCCACCACTTCTCTTCCCAGTTTCAGCACATTCATGGACAACTACAACACCAGTTACGACGTTAAGCCTCCCTGCTTATACCAAATGCCTCTTTCTGGACAGCAGTCGTCCATAAAGGTGGAAGACATTCAGATGCACAGCTACCATCAACAGAGTCACCTGCCATCACAGTCTGAAGACATGATGCCACATTCTGGCCCAATGTATTACAAACCCTCCTCACCCCCTACTCCAACTACACCTAACTTTCAGGTCCAGCCCAACCCTATGTGGGATGATCCTGGCTCCCTTCACAGTTTCCATCAAAACTATGTGGCAACAACTCACATGATAGATCAACGCAAGAATCCAGTATCAAGACTTTCATTGTTCTCCTTTAAGCAGTCGCCCCCTGGTACCCCAGTTTCAAGCTGCCAGATGAGATTTGATGGTCCTCTCCATGTACCCATGAACCCCGACACTCCAGGAGCCCATCATGTGGTAGACAGCCAGAGCTTTGCTGTCCCCAGTGCTATTAGGAAGCAGGCAAACATAGGCTTCCCCCACACTCTTCAGCTTGGCCATGGACCCCAGTTGATGGATAGCCAGGTTCCTTCGCCACCCTCAAGAGGATCTCCGTCCAACGAAGGTCTGTGTGCAGTTTGTGGAGACAACGCCGCTTGCCAGCACTATGGAGTGCGTACTTGCGAGGGCTGCAAAGGATTTTTTAAG CGGACTGTACAGAAGAATGCTAAATACGTGTGTTTAGCCAACAAAAACTGTCCAGTAGATAAACGCCGCAGAAACAGATGCCAATACTGTCGTTTCCAAAAGTGCCTTGTTGTCGGGATGGTGAAAGAAG TGGTTCGTACTGCGAGTCTGAAGGGTCGGAGAGGTCGGCTGCCGTCCAAACCCAAAAGTCCTCAAGAGCCCTCACCGCCTTCCCCGCCAGTCAGTCTCATCAGTGCCCTGGTAAGGGCCCATGTGGACTCTAATCCTTCCATGTCCAGCCTGGATTACTCCCGA TTTCAGGCTAACCCTGACTACCAAATGACTGGAGACGACACTCAACACATCCAGCAGTTCTACGATCTCCTGACCGGCTCCATGGAGATCATCCGGGGCTGGGCGGAGAAGATCCCGGGCTTTGCTGATCTTCCCAAGCAGGATCAAGATCTCCTATTCGAGTCGGCCTTTCTGGAACTTTTCGTCCTGCGATTGGCGTACAG GTCCAACCCAGTAGAAGGCAAACTCATCTTTTGCAACGGGGTGGTCCTGCATCGGTTGCAGTGCGTCCGTGGCTTTGGAGAATGGATCGACTCCATTGTGGACTTCTCTTCCAATCTTCAGAGCATGAACATAGACATCTCCGCCTTCTCCTGCATAGCTGCCCTAGCCATGGTAACAG AGAGACACGGGCTCAAGGAACCCAAGAGGGTAGAAGAACTTCAAAACAAGATTGTAAATTGTCTCAAAGACCATGTGACTTTCAATAGCGGGGGCTTGAACCGTCCAAACTACTTATCCAAACTTTTGGGGAAACTTCCAGAGCTGCGCACGCTATGTACGCAAGGGTTGCAGCGCATCTTCTACCTAAAGCTGGAAGACTTGGTCCCCCCGCCAGCAATAATCGATAAGCTGTTCCTAGACACACTACCTTTTTAA